The Enterococcus sp. 7F3_DIV0205 genome has a window encoding:
- a CDS encoding ribosomal-processing cysteine protease Prp translates to MIKSSFKRNGAGQIVSFEVSGHAESGPYGSDIVCAAVSALTISTVNGIDALAGFEPIVETNEDEGGYLYVEVISNTNQEQTNIAQILLENLLLGLQAVEQENLEFIQVKTINEK, encoded by the coding sequence ATGATTAAAAGTTCTTTTAAACGAAATGGCGCAGGTCAAATCGTTTCATTTGAAGTCTCAGGGCATGCGGAATCAGGCCCATATGGCAGTGATATCGTTTGTGCAGCTGTTTCTGCTTTAACGATTAGCACCGTCAACGGTATTGATGCATTAGCTGGCTTTGAACCGATTGTTGAAACCAACGAAGATGAAGGTGGTTACCTTTATGTTGAAGTGATTTCAAATACCAATCAGGAACAAACCAACATAGCCCAAATTCTCTTGGAAAACCTTTTATTGGGTCTACAAGCAGTTGAGCAAGAAAATCTTGAATTTATTCAAGTCAAAACCATAAATGAAAAATAG
- the rpmA gene encoding 50S ribosomal protein L27: MLLNMNLQLFAHKKGGGSTSNGRDSESKRLGAKSADGQTVTGGSILYRQRGTKIYPGANVGIGGDDTLFAKVDGVVRFERKGRDKKQVSVYPVAQ, translated from the coding sequence ATGTTATTAAACATGAATTTACAATTATTCGCCCACAAAAAAGGTGGAGGTTCTACTTCCAACGGACGTGATTCAGAATCTAAACGCCTAGGTGCTAAAAGCGCTGATGGACAAACAGTAACTGGTGGATCAATTTTATACCGTCAACGCGGAACTAAAATTTACCCAGGTGCTAACGTAGGTATTGGCGGAGATGACACTTTATTTGCTAAAGTAGACGGCGTAGTACGTTTTGAACGTAAAGGCCGTGACAAAAAACAAGTGTCTGTTTACCCAGTAGCTCAATAA
- a CDS encoding DUF2798 domain-containing protein: MPQNKKEGIFFTTIVCFSMVMSMSAYNLLLHGQFSLSNLFGGLIPGFIVAFLFDVLIVSSPAKKIAFALPINKEKKIQMIIAVSSCMVLGMVFFMSMYGVFMQFGFTENFLSYYVDAFAKNLIMALPLQLLLVGPICRMILSTSRQSNWLKETND, translated from the coding sequence ATGCCACAAAACAAAAAAGAAGGAATTTTCTTCACAACGATTGTCTGTTTTTCTATGGTGATGTCAATGAGCGCCTATAATCTTTTATTACATGGACAATTTTCATTAAGCAATTTATTTGGTGGATTGATACCAGGATTTATTGTAGCGTTTCTATTTGATGTCTTAATTGTTTCGTCACCAGCTAAAAAAATTGCTTTTGCTTTACCTATCAATAAAGAGAAAAAAATCCAGATGATCATTGCTGTTTCTAGTTGCATGGTTTTAGGAATGGTTTTTTTCATGTCGATGTATGGTGTTTTTATGCAATTTGGTTTCACAGAAAACTTCCTAAGTTATTATGTAGATGCCTTTGCTAAAAACCTTATTATGGCATTGCCGTTGCAGTTATTACTTGTGGGCCCGATCTGTAGAATGATTTTAAGCACGAGCCGACAAAGTAATTGGCTAAAAGAAACGAATGATTAA
- the rplU gene encoding 50S ribosomal protein L21 → MYAIIKTGGKQVKVEVGQAIYVEKLDVEAGEKVVFDEVILVGGESTKVGAPTVAGATVEGTVEKHGKQKKVVTFKYKPKKHTHRKQGHRQPYTKVVINAINA, encoded by the coding sequence ATGTACGCAATTATCAAAACTGGTGGTAAACAAGTAAAAGTTGAGGTAGGTCAAGCAATTTACGTTGAAAAATTAGACGTAGAAGCTGGCGAAAAAGTTGTTTTTGACGAAGTTATCTTAGTGGGTGGCGAATCTACGAAAGTAGGAGCTCCAACTGTCGCAGGTGCAACTGTCGAAGGAACTGTAGAAAAACACGGCAAACAAAAGAAAGTCGTGACTTTCAAATACAAACCTAAAAAACACACTCACCGCAAACAAGGTCACCGTCAACCATATACAAAAGTTGTAATCAACGCAATTAACGCATAA